The Acidimicrobiia bacterium genome contains the following window.
CTGCGACGGCTGGAAGGTTCGCGACGTCGTGGCCCACGTAGCCGATGGTGCTGACGTGAAGATGGGCAAGATGATGATCACCGCGGTGAAGTACGGCTTCCGCATGAACACGATGAACCAGCGCGAGGCCCAGAAGGCCGGAGCCAAGCCTACGGACGAGCTGCGAAAGGAGCTGCGCGCGACCGTGGGCGTCCACAAGGCGCCCGGCCCGATGAAGCCTGAGGACATGTTGTTGGAGACGATCGTCCACGAGCAGGACGTCCGTCGCCCGCTCGGGATCGCTCGGGCCTACTCGGCCGACGAGATGAAGGTCGCGTTGGAACGCGCCACGTTGCAGGGAAACACCTTTCTGCCGATCAAGAAGCGGATCGTCGACGTCAAGCTCAAGGCGACCGACGTCGACTGGGAACACGGTGAGGGCTCCGAGGTGAGCGGGCCCGGTGAGGCCCTGCTCATGACGATGGCCGGACGGCCAGTCGCACTAGCCGAGCTCTCGGGACCGGGCCTCGACACTCTGAAGCAACGCCTCGGCGCTTAGTTGTAGATCCCAAAGCTCAGGGATCAGGCGCGGGTCGCCAAGACTCGGTGCTAGGTGACCGGCCAGAAACCGAGGCCTTCGACGTGCTCTGGAAGGGAACGTCGCGCGATCAGCTTGTCCATCCACTTGTCCATCTACTCGGGCTGAACGCCGTGGACTCGATGGACGCAATGGACTACAAAGACGTTGCCTACCAACACAACAACACGCGGTGGACGCGACGAGACGGGTACCGCCTCCTTTTTTTGCCAAGGTGAGGGTCGCGGGTTCGAATCCCGTCGTCCGCTCCAAGTTTGCGCAGTTCAGCAGCCTCTGCGGAGGCCGCTGTTGCATCTACCGACCCGGTTGCCAATCACTTTGCCAAGCCGCTGTGTTGGTCCGCCTGAGCGAACGCGTACGCTATCGGGGACGGCGATGGGGCTCGCCGAGAACCGCAGCCCAGCTGCTGATGGCTCCTACCTCAGCCAAACTCTGTGGGAGGTGGGTCGTGCGGTTCGTCTGGGTGGGCCTGGCCGGAGCCGCGGGCGCGGCCACGCGATACGCCATCGGCCTGGCGATCGGAGCGGAACGATTTCCGTGGGCCACGCTGCTCATCAACATCTCGGGTTCGTTCGTGTTGGCGTTCGTGATCACCGTCGCCACCGAACGGCGCCTGCCCTTGGAGGTCTCGACCGCGATCACGGTCGGGTTCCTCGGCGCGTACACGACGTTCTCGACCTTCATGTGGGAAGGCTTCGTGCTGGGCAGGACCGGACGCGGTGTGACCGCAGTGCTGTACATCACGGTCTCGATCGTCGGGGGACTGGTCGCGGCCTGGGGCGGCTATCAGCTCGGGCGGGTCGCACGGTAAGGCGGGCTTCGAGACCGATCGATCGCGCTGACGAGCCGCCCGCCGCCCGCCGTCGGGTGTATGCAGCTGG
Protein-coding sequences here:
- a CDS encoding maleylpyruvate isomerase family mycothiol-dependent enzyme, with product MTDSERTAFADLADSLTPAQWDQPSLCDGWKVRDVVAHVADGADVKMGKMMITAVKYGFRMNTMNQREAQKAGAKPTDELRKELRATVGVHKAPGPMKPEDMLLETIVHEQDVRRPLGIARAYSADEMKVALERATLQGNTFLPIKKRIVDVKLKATDVDWEHGEGSEVSGPGEALLMTMAGRPVALAELSGPGLDTLKQRLGA
- a CDS encoding CrcB family protein, whose product is MRFVWVGLAGAAGAATRYAIGLAIGAERFPWATLLINISGSFVLAFVITVATERRLPLEVSTAITVGFLGAYTTFSTFMWEGFVLGRTGRGVTAVLYITVSIVGGLVAAWGGYQLGRVAR